A stretch of Leptospira terpstrae serovar Hualin str. LT 11-33 = ATCC 700639 DNA encodes these proteins:
- a CDS encoding adenylate/guanylate cyclase domain-containing protein, translating into MSIVTFEDKENFPLETNKRGATILETALKHDYPLYHLCGGNAKCTTCRVFITDGLDHLSSRNEREQTLADRKGWPSEIRLACQTEVFGDVTLRRIIKDNKDLKTVTSESKSSKTGEECYAVILFLDIKGFTSFTEASLPYDVVFVLNRFFQEMSEPILNNGGGIDKFIGDGILAFFQIQNKDQLKTTNEEGLKETKRETIHSAIRACLRMFDQLKKFNLEMKDRFNFSFEIRIGLHAGNVIYGDIGHSEYKSQTVLGDTVNVASRLEALNKKTNTQFLVSDEIYNLVGSSLSVNKKVITRLRGKTDKMTAYSVLGFKKPDPILEIQKSFDHVLEYNPHWIDSYIDKLKNFSMENVTENQREGDNESPISSEEFLNSIESIIEKLGNPISVKKEVSKLANIYESLGITKKEFPKLLPILLSSLRENLPSEWNPSLESIWTQAITDLTIETIES; encoded by the coding sequence ATGTCCATTGTTACCTTCGAAGACAAAGAAAATTTTCCCCTAGAAACGAACAAACGAGGAGCCACCATCCTTGAAACAGCACTAAAACACGATTACCCACTCTACCACCTCTGCGGAGGAAATGCAAAATGTACAACATGTCGGGTTTTTATCACCGATGGTCTAGACCATCTGAGTTCACGAAATGAAAGAGAACAAACTCTTGCAGACAGGAAAGGTTGGCCTTCTGAAATTCGACTCGCTTGCCAAACCGAAGTTTTTGGGGATGTTACACTGCGAAGGATCATTAAAGACAATAAAGATTTAAAAACAGTGACGAGTGAATCCAAATCTTCAAAAACGGGAGAAGAGTGTTATGCGGTAATTCTCTTTCTTGATATCAAAGGTTTTACTTCCTTCACCGAGGCAAGTCTTCCCTATGATGTAGTCTTTGTTCTCAACCGCTTTTTTCAAGAAATGAGTGAACCCATCCTAAACAATGGAGGAGGAATCGATAAATTTATTGGAGATGGAATATTGGCTTTTTTCCAAATCCAAAACAAAGACCAACTAAAAACTACAAACGAAGAAGGTCTGAAAGAAACAAAACGTGAGACCATTCATTCGGCCATCCGAGCTTGTCTACGTATGTTTGATCAGTTAAAAAAATTCAATTTAGAAATGAAAGATCGGTTTAATTTTAGTTTTGAGATTCGCATTGGCCTTCATGCCGGGAATGTGATTTATGGGGACATTGGTCATTCGGAATACAAAAGCCAAACGGTTCTTGGAGACACAGTCAATGTGGCTAGCCGCTTGGAGGCATTGAATAAAAAAACCAATACTCAATTTTTGGTCTCGGATGAAATCTATAATTTAGTTGGATCCTCCCTTTCTGTGAACAAAAAAGTGATCACAAGGCTTCGCGGAAAAACAGATAAAATGACAGCCTACTCTGTCCTTGGATTTAAAAAACCGGATCCTATCTTAGAAATTCAAAAATCATTTGATCATGTATTAGAATACAATCCTCATTGGATTGATAGTTATATTGATAAATTAAAAAACTTTTCCATGGAAAACGTGACAGAGAACCAACGTGAAGGAGACAATGAATCTCCCATTTCCTCGGAGGAGTTTTTAAACTCGATCGAATCTATCATAGAAAAATTAGGGAATCCCATCTCGGTAAAAAAAGAAGTTTCAAAACTCGCAAACATTTATGAATCCCTAGGCATAACAAAAAAAGAATTTCCGAAACTACTTCCCATCCTTCTTTCTTCTTTACGTGAAAATCTTCCTTCGGAGTGGAATCCTAGTTTAGAATCCATTTGGACCCAAGCCATCACGGATCTAACCATAGAAACCATTGAATCATAA
- a CDS encoding alpha/beta fold hydrolase, whose translation MKERYYKLSILFPILFPFLFWMDGSLMGSPISTSYFQTKEGKIAYTQTGVGKRNLILLPGIGDRKESYSEVAELLAKENSVYSFDLRGLGESDVSFSSYGPKETAEDILSFIREKDLQNVYIVANSMTAASAVYIRSMENRRVLGLVLSGPFVRDKAPLSFGMKMLVQLAFRGPWGPSAWVSFYESLFPLHPPKDLKERSEKLKNNLSEDGRMAAVRSMLLASKTECEPALNLVTGNVIVVMGTKDPDFESPEEEAHWIGTKLSGEVRMYEGVGHYPFAENPIRFSSDVQQLWQKK comes from the coding sequence ATGAAAGAACGCTACTACAAACTCAGCATTTTATTTCCCATTTTGTTTCCCTTCCTTTTTTGGATGGATGGTTCTTTGATGGGATCTCCAATTTCCACATCTTACTTTCAGACTAAGGAAGGCAAAATTGCCTATACACAAACCGGGGTTGGAAAACGAAACTTGATCCTACTCCCTGGAATTGGAGACCGAAAAGAAAGTTACTCCGAAGTGGCAGAACTTTTAGCAAAAGAGAATTCTGTTTATAGTTTTGACTTACGAGGACTTGGGGAATCCGACGTTAGTTTTTCTTCCTATGGTCCGAAAGAAACAGCGGAAGATATTCTAAGTTTTATCCGAGAGAAAGATCTACAAAATGTATACATTGTTGCCAATTCTATGACTGCGGCCTCTGCCGTATACATTCGTTCTATGGAAAATAGGAGAGTTCTTGGCCTTGTATTGTCTGGTCCTTTTGTTCGAGACAAAGCACCTTTATCTTTTGGTATGAAGATGCTTGTCCAACTGGCGTTTCGTGGCCCCTGGGGGCCCAGTGCTTGGGTATCATTTTATGAATCACTTTTTCCATTACATCCACCCAAGGATTTAAAAGAAAGGTCTGAAAAACTAAAGAACAATTTGTCGGAAGATGGTCGTATGGCGGCTGTTAGATCCATGTTATTGGCATCAAAAACAGAATGTGAGCCGGCATTAAATTTGGTTACGGGAAATGTGATCGTGGTGATGGGAACAAAAGATCCTGATTTTGAATCACCAGAAGAAGAGGCCCATTGGATTGGGACTAAATTAAGTGGAGAGGTGCGTATGTATGAAGGAGTAGGTCACTATCCTTTTGCGGAAAATCCAATTCGCTTTTCTTCCGACGTACAGCAGTTATGGCAAAAAAAGTAA
- a CDS encoding TetR/AcrR family transcriptional regulator, translating to MAKKVKHKPGRPKKGQSFATREQIFDSAWELIGEVGWTEFRLSQLAENLGIRTPSLYNHIQDLEEVRWEMKRRSLQMLGDRLSLKLKTSATGSERIFEFLNAYRSFAKSHPQFYPLTIESTEFDLELKPLGDRILAVCLEVFRFPTLDEASVHRIRILRSLLHGFIVLEEAGGFGRKESIEESFKKITESLESGRLW from the coding sequence ATGGCAAAAAAAGTAAAACACAAACCGGGCCGACCCAAAAAAGGCCAATCGTTTGCCACAAGAGAACAGATTTTCGATTCCGCATGGGAATTGATTGGGGAAGTGGGTTGGACTGAATTTCGATTGTCCCAACTCGCCGAGAATTTAGGAATTCGCACTCCTTCTCTTTACAACCACATCCAAGACCTAGAGGAGGTGCGTTGGGAAATGAAGAGGCGTTCCTTGCAGATGTTAGGAGACAGGCTCTCTCTTAAGTTAAAAACTTCGGCCACGGGTTCAGAGCGAATCTTTGAGTTTTTAAATGCTTACAGAAGTTTTGCGAAGTCTCATCCACAGTTTTATCCGCTGACCATTGAATCGACTGAATTTGATCTCGAACTCAAACCTCTTGGGGACAGAATTTTGGCAGTTTGTTTGGAGGTCTTTCGGTTTCCGACTTTGGACGAAGCTTCTGTCCACAGGATTCGGATCCTACGTTCCCTTTTGCATGGGTTTATTGTCCTGGAGGAGGCGGGTGGTTTTGGTCGTAAAGAATCGATCGAGGAAAGTTTTAAGAAAATAACAGAATCATTAGAATCCGGCAGACTCTGGTAA
- the thrS gene encoding threonine--tRNA ligase: MAAITITLPDGSSKELELGKSFSDFIQAQLPFLKEKALAVVLSDGRTVDLSFVPETNTTVKFLTFDDKEGKDVFHHSSAHLLGMAVQRLWSEARLTVGPVIENGPGFFFYDIDFGDTVLTQEDLPKIEVEMAKIVKEDLVVKRWELSKEEAIEKFKKENEPYKVELIQGFDSASVSLYGQGEWYDLCRGPHVARTGQLKAFKLTAISGAYWKGDSKNKQLTRIYGVSFPTKKQLDEYIFLIEEAKKRDHRKLGKELDLFSFQEEAPGFPFWHPKGTVLWNTLASYIREECFRRGYQEIKTPAILNSTLWKKSGHWDNFKENMYFTDIDESEFAVKPMNCPGCCLIYKYHMHSYRELPLRFMELGNVHRHEMSGVLHGLFRVRAFTQDDAHIYAPLEKVESEVEDIIDFTFDVYKKFGFTEFKTFIATRPEKSQGSDEDWNLATQALHDALKKKGIEYGIKEGDGAFYGPKIEFNIKDSLGRLWQCGTVQIDFSMPNRFELDFTASDGKKHAPVMIHRAIYGSLERFIGILIEHFEGKFPLWLNPTQIRVLTVAETHSDYAKEVYQDLVMQGFRVELDVRNEKIGSKIRDSILKRSSYTLILGDKEKEAGSISFRRMGEEKTETVSRDGFLSLLKGDL, translated from the coding sequence ATGGCAGCAATTACAATCACACTACCTGATGGAAGTTCCAAAGAACTAGAATTGGGTAAATCCTTTTCTGATTTCATCCAAGCCCAACTGCCTTTCTTGAAAGAGAAAGCTCTTGCCGTTGTTTTGTCCGATGGTCGCACCGTTGACCTTTCCTTTGTTCCGGAGACAAACACCACGGTAAAGTTTCTCACCTTTGATGATAAAGAAGGAAAAGACGTTTTTCACCATTCCTCTGCCCACTTACTTGGTATGGCTGTGCAACGCCTTTGGTCAGAAGCTCGCCTAACGGTAGGCCCTGTGATCGAAAACGGTCCCGGTTTTTTCTTTTATGATATTGATTTTGGTGATACCGTATTAACCCAAGAAGACCTTCCTAAAATTGAAGTCGAAATGGCAAAGATTGTAAAGGAAGATCTCGTTGTCAAAAGATGGGAACTATCTAAAGAAGAAGCGATTGAAAAATTCAAAAAAGAAAACGAACCTTACAAAGTAGAGCTCATCCAAGGATTCGATTCCGCATCAGTTTCGTTATATGGTCAAGGCGAGTGGTATGATTTATGCCGCGGACCTCACGTGGCTCGTACGGGCCAACTGAAAGCCTTCAAACTCACCGCCATCTCTGGTGCCTACTGGAAGGGTGATTCTAAAAACAAACAACTCACTCGTATCTATGGAGTTTCTTTCCCCACCAAAAAGCAGTTAGACGAATATATCTTTCTCATTGAAGAAGCAAAAAAAAGAGACCATAGAAAACTTGGGAAAGAACTTGATCTTTTTAGTTTCCAAGAGGAAGCTCCAGGATTTCCTTTTTGGCATCCGAAAGGAACTGTACTTTGGAACACTCTTGCTTCTTACATTCGAGAAGAATGTTTCAGACGTGGGTACCAAGAAATCAAAACTCCAGCCATTTTAAATTCCACACTTTGGAAAAAATCGGGGCATTGGGATAATTTTAAAGAAAACATGTATTTCACTGACATTGACGAAAGTGAATTCGCAGTGAAACCTATGAACTGTCCAGGCTGTTGTTTGATTTATAAATACCATATGCATTCTTATAGAGAACTTCCACTTCGTTTTATGGAACTGGGGAATGTACATAGACATGAAATGTCGGGAGTTCTTCATGGACTATTCCGAGTCCGTGCATTCACTCAAGACGATGCCCATATCTATGCACCACTTGAAAAAGTAGAATCAGAAGTAGAAGACATCATCGACTTTACTTTTGATGTGTATAAAAAATTTGGTTTTACGGAATTCAAAACTTTCATTGCGACAAGACCTGAAAAATCGCAAGGAAGCGATGAAGATTGGAACCTCGCCACACAGGCCTTACACGATGCCCTTAAGAAAAAAGGAATCGAATATGGAATCAAAGAAGGGGATGGAGCATTCTATGGACCAAAAATTGAATTCAATATCAAAGATTCTCTTGGAAGGTTATGGCAATGCGGAACCGTTCAAATTGACTTTTCTATGCCGAATCGTTTTGAACTCGACTTCACAGCGTCCGATGGAAAAAAACATGCCCCTGTGATGATCCACCGAGCCATCTATGGATCATTAGAAAGATTCATTGGAATTCTTATCGAACACTTCGAAGGAAAATTCCCACTTTGGTTGAATCCGACACAAATTCGTGTCTTAACTGTGGCAGAAACTCATAGTGATTACGCGAAAGAAGTATATCAGGATTTGGTAATGCAGGGCTTTCGCGTAGAACTTGATGTTCGTAACGAAAAGATCGGCAGTAAAATTAGGGATTCCATCTTAAAACGAAGCAGTTACACTTTGATTTTAGGAGATAAAGAAAAAGAAGCAGGATCCATTTCTTTTCGAAGGATGGGTGAAGAGAAAACAGAAACCGTTTCACGTGATGGATTTTTGTCTCTTTTGAAGGGCGATCTTTAG
- the infC gene encoding translation initiation factor IF-3, which translates to MQKRPNPRGNPNQDKFAHIRINEQITNVASIRLVSDEGSDIVTLEEALKRAKEANLDLVEVSGDQDVHVCKLIDFGKYKFELLKKTKEAKKKQHVVTVKEIKIRPRIDNHDFEIKKRHALEFLQKGDKVKVTLRFRGREMVHSEIGMNIVNRFVEDLKEHASPEKMPVHDGKTIVVVMNPIGEKPKG; encoded by the coding sequence ATGCAGAAACGGCCCAACCCTAGAGGGAACCCAAACCAAGATAAATTCGCCCACATCAGAATTAACGAACAAATTACCAATGTAGCATCGATTCGACTCGTCTCTGACGAAGGATCTGACATCGTTACTCTGGAAGAAGCTCTGAAGAGAGCTAAAGAAGCTAACCTTGATTTGGTGGAAGTCTCGGGTGACCAAGATGTTCACGTCTGTAAGTTGATCGACTTTGGAAAATACAAATTCGAACTTCTTAAAAAAACGAAAGAAGCGAAAAAGAAACAACACGTTGTCACGGTGAAAGAAATTAAAATCCGCCCGCGGATTGATAACCATGACTTCGAGATTAAGAAGCGTCATGCTTTAGAATTCTTGCAAAAGGGTGATAAGGTAAAAGTGACTCTTCGATTCCGAGGCAGAGAGATGGTTCACTCTGAAATTGGAATGAATATTGTTAACCGGTTTGTCGAGGACCTAAAAGAGCATGCCTCTCCCGAAAAAATGCCGGTACACGACGGAAAGACGATAGTGGTCGTGATGAACCCAATTGGTGAAAAACCTAAAGGATAA
- the rpmI gene encoding 50S ribosomal protein L35 — MYKLKTNRAAAKRFKFTKSGKIKRGCAFRRHILEKKSPKMKHQSRGMHVIHETDYNRVEKLLPYGG, encoded by the coding sequence ATGTATAAGCTGAAGACAAATAGGGCAGCAGCCAAACGTTTCAAGTTTACCAAGTCTGGTAAAATTAAACGTGGTTGTGCGTTCCGAAGACATATCTTAGAGAAAAAATCTCCTAAGATGAAACACCAAAGCCGTGGAATGCACGTCATCCATGAAACCGATTATAACCGTGTAGAAAAACTTCTACCTTACGGAGGTTAA
- the rplT gene encoding 50S ribosomal protein L20 — protein MPRAVNGTIHKNRRKKVLAKAKGFRGGRSKLFRTAKSAVMKAGQWAYRDRRKKKSEFRKLWITRINAAVRENGMSYSKFIHALKTHGINLDRKTLADLAYNHKEVFNAIVEKTKVAK, from the coding sequence ATGCCACGCGCAGTCAACGGAACCATTCATAAAAATCGTAGAAAGAAAGTACTCGCTAAAGCTAAAGGTTTTAGGGGCGGACGTTCTAAACTTTTCAGAACAGCAAAATCTGCTGTAATGAAAGCAGGTCAATGGGCATACCGTGACCGTAGAAAGAAAAAGTCCGAATTCCGCAAACTTTGGATTACGCGAATTAATGCCGCAGTGAGAGAAAATGGAATGTCTTATTCAAAATTCATCCATGCACTCAAAACACACGGAATCAACTTAGATCGTAAAACTTTGGCTGACCTTGCTTACAACCACAAAGAAGTATTCAACGCCATCGTTGAAAAAACCAAAGTCGCTAAGTAA
- a CDS encoding cell division protein ZapA, translated as MAESAPQPQKITKQIFGETYTIVGEASSGYISEVADFVEQRLLDLTKALPTASKTKLAVLCALNLADELFQMKEVSAKANEIPELEERTKKIISLLEEGIIGDNF; from the coding sequence ATGGCAGAGTCTGCCCCACAACCGCAAAAAATAACCAAACAAATCTTTGGTGAGACCTATACCATTGTTGGTGAAGCTAGCTCAGGGTATATCTCTGAGGTGGCTGATTTTGTAGAACAGCGCCTTCTCGATCTAACCAAGGCACTTCCTACGGCATCCAAAACTAAATTAGCAGTTTTATGTGCTTTAAACTTAGCGGACGAACTGTTCCAAATGAAGGAAGTTTCTGCCAAAGCCAATGAAATTCCTGAACTAGAAGAACGAACAAAGAAGATCATTTCTCTATTAGAAGAGGGGATCATTGGGGACAATTTTTGA